The DNA segment GGATGCTAGAGGATTGCACCACTTAGTGTATGAAATTGTCGACAACTCTGTGGATGAAACGCTAGCTGGATATGGAAATCATATTATTGTAAATATTCATGAAGATCAAAGTATCAGTGTTCGAGACTTTGGACGTGGGATGCCCACTGGTATACACAAGACCGGAAAACCAACTCCAGAAGTTATTTTCACTATACTTCATGCAGGCGGTAAGTTCGGACAAGGTGGTTACAAAACAAGTGGGGGGCTACACGGTGTAGGTGCTTCAGTAGTGAATGCCTTATCATCATTTTTAGAAGTTACCATTCATCGTGATGGCAAGAAGTTTCGTCAACGATTTGAAAATGGTGGACACCCTGTAACAACACTTGAACATATTGGTTCAACAAAAGAATCAGGAACGTCTATTCATTTCTTACCGGATTCAACAATCTTTTCTGTTACAAAATACAACTATGAAACCATCAGTGAACGTTTACGTGAGTCTGCCTTTTTATTAAAAGGATTAAAAATCGAGTTAAATGATTTACGTACCGGCAAACAAGATATCTTCTTCTATGAAACTGGCATTGAGGCATTCGTAGCTTATTTGAATGAAGAAAAAGATGTCTTACATCCGGTTTCCTATGTAGAAGGAATACAAGATGAAATTGAAGTCGAATTTGCTTTTCAATTTAATGATGGGTATTCGGAAACGATTTTATCATTTGTAAACAATATACGAACGCGTGATGGTGGTACGCATGAAACAGGTGCGAAATCTGCTCTAACCCGTGTATTTAATGAATATGCTAGAAAAACTAGTTTATTAAAAGAAAAAGATAAAAATTTAGAAGGTGCAGACATTCGAGAAGGTGTTGCAGCGATCATTTCAGTTCGTATACCTGAAGCAATTCTTCAATTTGAGGGGCAAACGAAGAGTAAATTAGGAACAAGTGAAGCACGAGCAACTGTTGATGCAGTAGTTTCTGAGAAATTATTATATGTATTAGAAGAAAATGCAGAGTTGAGTGCATCACTTGTTCGTAAAGCGATTCGAGCACAACAAGCGCGAGAAGCAGCCCGTAGAGCACGTGAAGATGCGCGTAATGGTAAAAAGTCTAAGAAATCAAGTTCTATATTATCTGGTAAGTTAACACCAGCACAATCTCGTAATGCAGCAAAAAATGAGCT comes from the Paenisporosarcina antarctica genome and includes:
- the parE gene encoding DNA topoisomerase IV subunit B, translating into MAKNQSSTAYNDDAIQVLEGLEAVRKRPGMYIGSTDARGLHHLVYEIVDNSVDETLAGYGNHIIVNIHEDQSISVRDFGRGMPTGIHKTGKPTPEVIFTILHAGGKFGQGGYKTSGGLHGVGASVVNALSSFLEVTIHRDGKKFRQRFENGGHPVTTLEHIGSTKESGTSIHFLPDSTIFSVTKYNYETISERLRESAFLLKGLKIELNDLRTGKQDIFFYETGIEAFVAYLNEEKDVLHPVSYVEGIQDEIEVEFAFQFNDGYSETILSFVNNIRTRDGGTHETGAKSALTRVFNEYARKTSLLKEKDKNLEGADIREGVAAIISVRIPEAILQFEGQTKSKLGTSEARATVDAVVSEKLLYVLEENAELSASLVRKAIRAQQAREAARRAREDARNGKKSKKSSSILSGKLTPAQSRNAAKNELYLVEGDSAGGSAKQGRDRSFQAILPLRGKVINTEKAKLADIMKNEEISTIIHAIGGGVGADFSVPDIAYDKIVIMTDADTDGAHIQVLLLTFFYRYMKPLIEAGKVYIALPPLYKVYKGAGKKEVLIYAWTEAELEVAIRKIGKGYLIQRYKGLGEMNAIQLWETTMNPETRTLIRVEIDDDARAERRITTLMGDKVEPRRRWIENNVNFGLDEDSNILENELIHAEEDSE